In Saccharomonospora marina XMU15, one genomic interval encodes:
- a CDS encoding DUF998 domain-containing protein, with protein MLPVLRRSATLAAVRGLTVALLSVGTAAHLGWVLEYFLDTGLSPLHSFPGELSADGQPHREVFRMAEWVAGAAFLLAVPPLLRVAPVHWQGRLTVAVVCVFGLLLLLHATFPPDCAPSVSQLCRDRDDVSASHRIHHATSVLLTMQYVVGPATLVLWWRGGWQAIPVLVLAVELLAWAAMVALGLLGSWRFVGLAARAQLAALTVLLCAGMAYLLTIGRDVRDRWEDVPR; from the coding sequence ATGCTTCCGGTGCTGCGCCGCTCCGCCACGCTCGCGGCGGTCCGTGGCCTGACCGTCGCGTTGCTCTCCGTCGGTACCGCCGCTCACCTGGGCTGGGTGCTCGAGTACTTCCTCGACACCGGGCTTTCGCCGTTGCACTCCTTCCCCGGTGAGCTCAGCGCGGACGGGCAGCCGCACCGGGAGGTCTTCCGGATGGCGGAATGGGTCGCCGGTGCGGCGTTCCTGCTTGCCGTGCCGCCGCTGTTGCGGGTGGCGCCCGTGCACTGGCAGGGAAGGCTGACCGTAGCGGTGGTGTGCGTGTTCGGGTTGCTGTTGCTGCTACACGCCACGTTTCCGCCGGACTGTGCTCCGTCGGTGAGCCAGCTGTGCCGAGACCGCGACGACGTGTCGGCCTCCCACCGCATCCATCACGCCACCTCGGTGCTGCTGACGATGCAGTACGTCGTCGGTCCGGCGACGCTCGTGCTCTGGTGGCGTGGCGGTTGGCAGGCGATACCGGTGCTGGTGCTGGCGGTCGAGCTTCTTGCCTGGGCGGCGATGGTGGCGCTTGGCCTGCTGGGCTCGTGGCGGTTCGTCGGGCTGGCGGCTCGTGCGCAGCTCGCGGCGCTGACCGTGCTGTTGTGCGCGGGAATGGCCTATCTGCTCACGATCGGCCGCGACGTGCGTGATCGGTGGGAAGATGTCCCCCGATGA
- a CDS encoding RNB domain-containing ribonuclease: MALAVHTPGAGDFASLRAEFELPDSFSPDVLAEAAAVAGDPADFAGGRVDARHLPLVTVDPPGAKDLDQAVLIERRRLGGFRVHYAIADLAAFVPPGGAIDREARERGQTLYLPDGNVPLHPPELSEGAASLLPGVERLAVLWTIDTDAGGEPVAVRVRRALVRSVERLDYDTVAAALVAGDPHPSIAALPQLGRLRRDLAVRRGAVEPQLPEQEITAAEDGGWVLTLRPRHEVEEWNAEISLLTGMAAASIMLEARVGVLRTLPEADDGAVGWLRRSAEALGIDWPRDATVAELLAGLDPARPASLALHAGTTRLLRGAGYTAFDGTAPQLATHAGIGSPYAHVTAPIRRLVDRFATEVCLAVTRGVPVPDWVRAALAELPELMSSSDTRAARVERACLDQVEAWILAEHVGRTFRAVVLRAEQTRAEVFVENPPVLGRCVGTGFPESGRITVRLTAVDVEKRRVAFERA, from the coding sequence GTGGCGCTCGCGGTCCACACGCCTGGCGCCGGCGACTTCGCTTCGCTGCGCGCCGAGTTCGAGCTGCCGGATTCGTTCTCCCCCGACGTGCTGGCCGAGGCGGCCGCCGTGGCGGGCGATCCCGCCGACTTCGCGGGCGGCCGCGTGGACGCCCGCCACCTGCCGCTGGTAACCGTCGACCCGCCAGGAGCCAAGGACCTCGACCAGGCCGTGCTCATCGAGCGCAGGCGCCTGGGTGGCTTTCGCGTGCACTACGCGATAGCGGACCTGGCGGCCTTCGTGCCACCCGGCGGCGCCATCGACCGGGAGGCTCGCGAGCGTGGGCAGACGCTGTACCTGCCGGACGGCAACGTCCCGCTGCATCCGCCTGAGCTTTCGGAAGGAGCCGCGAGCCTGCTTCCCGGCGTGGAACGGCTCGCCGTGCTGTGGACCATCGACACCGACGCCGGCGGCGAGCCCGTCGCCGTGCGGGTGCGGCGAGCCCTGGTGCGATCCGTGGAGCGGCTGGACTACGACACCGTTGCGGCGGCCCTCGTGGCCGGCGATCCACACCCGTCGATCGCCGCGTTGCCGCAGCTGGGCAGGCTCCGGCGCGACCTGGCGGTGCGAAGGGGAGCGGTGGAGCCGCAGCTACCGGAACAGGAGATCACCGCCGCCGAGGACGGCGGCTGGGTGCTCACCTTGCGGCCCCGCCACGAGGTCGAGGAATGGAACGCCGAGATCTCGCTGCTGACGGGCATGGCGGCGGCCTCGATCATGCTGGAGGCCAGAGTGGGGGTGCTGCGGACCCTGCCGGAGGCCGACGACGGCGCGGTCGGTTGGCTACGCCGCAGCGCCGAAGCACTCGGGATCGACTGGCCACGGGACGCCACGGTGGCCGAACTGCTCGCCGGGCTCGACCCGGCCAGGCCCGCCTCGCTGGCGCTGCACGCGGGTACCACCAGGCTGCTGCGCGGCGCCGGCTACACCGCGTTCGACGGCACCGCGCCGCAGTTGGCCACCCACGCCGGTATCGGCAGTCCGTACGCGCACGTGACAGCGCCGATCCGGAGGCTGGTCGACCGGTTCGCCACCGAGGTGTGCCTCGCAGTGACCCGGGGCGTGCCGGTGCCGGACTGGGTACGTGCGGCGTTGGCCGAGCTGCCCGAGCTGATGAGCTCCTCCGACACCCGCGCGGCCAGGGTCGAACGCGCCTGCCTCGACCAGGTGGAGGCGTGGATCCTGGCCGAGCACGTTGGGCGAACGTTTCGCGCGGTCGTGCTGCGCGCCGAGCAGACCCGGGCGGAGGTGTTCGTGGAGAACCCGCCGGTGCTGGGGCGCTGCGTCGGCACCGGCTTCCCGGAAAGCGGCCGGATCACCGTCCGGCTGACCGCGGTCGATGTCGAGAAGCGGAGGGTTGCCTTTGAGCGAGCGTGA
- the panB gene encoding 3-methyl-2-oxobutanoate hydroxymethyltransferase encodes MSQSHSQSQPGQGHDSSAEQQAPYGSGPSTRTETQRRKVRIHHLRELKQRGEPWPMLTAYDMYTAELFDEAGIPVLLVGDSAANNVFGYDTSLPVTVDELVPLVRAVTRSVRHALVVADLPFGSYQLSPEQALATSVRFMKEGRAHAVKLEGGRHFAPHVQALTSAGVPVMGHIGFTPQSEHNLGGYRVQGRGSAGDELLADAVALQDAGAFSVVMEMVPAEVAKRITHELDIPTIGIGAGPDCDAQVLVWQDMAGLRRGKAPRFVKRYADVAGVLSQAAQSFADEVRRGEFPAPEHAFH; translated from the coding sequence ATGTCGCAATCGCATTCGCAATCCCAGCCGGGGCAGGGTCACGACAGCTCGGCCGAACAGCAGGCCCCGTACGGCTCAGGGCCATCGACGCGGACGGAAACGCAGCGCAGGAAGGTCCGCATCCACCACCTTCGGGAACTCAAGCAGCGCGGCGAGCCGTGGCCGATGCTCACCGCGTACGACATGTACACCGCAGAACTGTTCGACGAAGCCGGGATCCCGGTACTGCTCGTCGGCGACTCGGCGGCCAACAACGTGTTCGGCTACGACACCTCGCTCCCGGTGACGGTGGACGAGCTGGTCCCGCTGGTTCGGGCGGTGACACGATCGGTGCGGCATGCCCTCGTGGTGGCGGATCTGCCGTTCGGCTCCTACCAACTGTCCCCTGAGCAGGCATTGGCCACTTCGGTGCGATTCATGAAGGAGGGGCGTGCGCACGCGGTGAAGCTGGAAGGTGGGCGCCACTTCGCGCCGCACGTCCAAGCCCTGACCTCGGCGGGAGTGCCGGTGATGGGGCACATCGGCTTCACCCCGCAAAGCGAGCACAATCTCGGCGGCTACCGGGTGCAGGGGCGTGGGTCGGCGGGCGACGAGCTGCTCGCCGATGCGGTTGCGCTGCAGGACGCGGGCGCGTTCTCGGTGGTGATGGAAATGGTTCCCGCCGAGGTCGCCAAGCGCATCACTCACGAGCTGGACATCCCCACCATCGGTATCGGCGCGGGGCCGGACTGCGACGCGCAGGTCCTGGTGTGGCAGGACATGGCAGGCCTGCGTCGAGGCAAGGCACCCAGGTTCGTCAAGCGCTACGCCGACGTGGCCGGTGTGCTTTCGCAGGCGGCACAGTCCTTCGCCGACGAGGTGCGGCGCGGGGAGTTCCCCGCACCCGAGCACGCCTTCCACTGA
- a CDS encoding helical backbone metal receptor, with protein MRDDLGADVALGGPPGRIVSLVPALTEAVAVTAPGRLVGATDYCTHPPELDVPRVGGSKYPRLDAVLDLRPELVLANSEENRQGDVAALREAGIAVWVMAAPATVAMALDSLRALFTQAFAVAIPDWLAEADRLWQEERPTWARAVVPVWRKPWVVLGRDTFGGDVLRRLGVEHVYADHAERYPRPKLAELREKFDSGEADLLVLPDEPYEFTADDGPESFPGVPYALLSGRYLTWYGPSLVAAHGELARSLASPRV; from the coding sequence GTGAGGGACGACCTCGGCGCCGATGTAGCGCTCGGCGGCCCACCCGGCCGGATCGTTTCGCTGGTCCCCGCGCTGACCGAGGCCGTGGCCGTCACGGCGCCGGGCCGTCTGGTCGGCGCTACCGACTACTGCACGCACCCGCCCGAACTGGACGTGCCCAGGGTGGGCGGTTCGAAGTACCCGCGGCTGGACGCGGTGCTGGATCTGCGGCCCGAACTGGTACTCGCCAACTCCGAGGAGAACCGGCAAGGCGACGTGGCAGCTCTGCGCGAAGCCGGCATCGCGGTGTGGGTGATGGCAGCACCCGCGACGGTCGCTATGGCACTGGATTCGCTGCGTGCGCTGTTCACGCAAGCGTTCGCGGTGGCGATCCCGGACTGGCTGGCCGAGGCAGACCGGCTGTGGCAGGAGGAGCGGCCAACGTGGGCGCGTGCGGTGGTGCCGGTGTGGCGCAAGCCCTGGGTGGTGCTGGGTAGGGACACCTTCGGTGGTGACGTGCTGCGCAGGCTCGGTGTCGAGCACGTCTACGCCGACCACGCCGAGCGTTATCCCCGGCCGAAGCTCGCCGAGTTGCGCGAGAAGTTCGACTCCGGTGAGGCGGACCTGCTCGTGCTGCCCGACGAGCCATACGAGTTCACCGCCGACGACGGCCCGGAGAGCTTTCCTGGCGTGCCGTACGCGTTGCTGTCCGGCAGGTACCTGACCTGGTACGGGCCATCACTGGTGGCCGCACACGGGGAGCTGGCACGGTCGCTGGCCTCGCCTCGGGTGTGA
- a CDS encoding methylated-DNA--[protein]-cysteine S-methyltransferase has protein sequence MVAQGFAVFETALGHCGVAWDERAVVGCQLPEGSPERTRARLADRYPSAREQHPPEHARAASEGIAALLRGERVDLTDVPLGMDGVPRFHRLVYELVRTIEPGDTVTYGEVATRLGYPGAARAVGQAMGSNPFAPIVPCHRVLAAGGGAGGFSATGGVATKRRMLELEGVHLEEPTLFDL, from the coding sequence GTGGTGGCACAGGGGTTCGCGGTGTTCGAGACCGCGCTCGGGCACTGCGGTGTCGCGTGGGACGAGCGCGCCGTGGTCGGCTGCCAGCTACCCGAGGGCAGTCCGGAGCGCACCCGTGCCCGCCTGGCGGACAGGTACCCGTCGGCCCGCGAACAGCACCCGCCGGAGCATGCGCGTGCGGCGAGCGAAGGGATCGCCGCGCTGCTACGCGGCGAGCGAGTGGACCTCACCGACGTGCCGCTCGGTATGGACGGCGTGCCGCGCTTCCATCGGCTGGTGTACGAACTGGTCCGCACCATCGAGCCCGGTGACACGGTCACCTACGGCGAGGTCGCGACTCGGCTGGGCTACCCCGGCGCCGCACGCGCCGTCGGCCAGGCGATGGGCAGCAACCCGTTCGCTCCCATCGTGCCGTGCCACCGGGTGCTCGCGGCGGGAGGCGGGGCGGGCGGCTTCTCGGCGACCGGTGGCGTGGCCACGAAACGGCGGATGCTCGAACTGGAGGGAGTTCACCTGGAGGAACCGACACTGTTCGACCTGTAG
- the secA2 gene encoding accessory Sec system translocase SecA2 — MALIGRVGKRLRRIIQRPASVELTRYEALLPAVGEQEPDVKRLSDAELTEAASRLRQEPEFGDEQLTRLCALGREAARRALGERAFDVQLLGTMGLLTGHVVQMATGEGKTLAGALAAAGHALQGRRVHVISVNDYLARRDAEWMRPVYDLLGVSVGWVEPALTAQERREAYSAQVCYGAVSEIGFDVLRDRLVTRVDDLVQQPPEVAIVDEADSVLVDEARVPLVMAGSVDAGMADEEVAKIVRRLRLGLHYETDPDGRNAWLTSAGASVVEKALGGIDLYDESGSDRLAAVNVALHAHALLTRDVDYLVRDGKVQLINASRGRVAQLQRWPDGLQAAVEAKEQLPPSDRGEILDSITVQALLARYPRVAGMTGTAVAVAEQLREFYELEVAVIPPNTPTIRDDRPDRIFSTPSRKLRAIVAEIESVHETGRPILVGTQDVAESEELADKLAKAGLSCVVLNARNDAEEAAIIAEAGKYGTITVSTQMAGRGTDIRLGGADGSDHERVAERGGLHVIGTARYPSSRLDDQLRGRAGRQGDPGSSVFFASLNDELVLAHAPDVPDGIEADEDTGEITDPAAQRQLNHAQRVAEGVDLEIHRNTWRYTRLIEHQRSRLLQHRDEVLRTDLARRLLAETEPDRCAELEEALGEQALERVCRELMLYHLDQLWADHLAFLTDVRETIHLRALAKETPLDEFHRVAIPQFQKLREEARQRSVKTLAEAKIGDEGVDLAAAGVRRPTSTWTYLVQDNPFDSDAEQALKKVRGMLRKKRN, encoded by the coding sequence GTGGCGTTGATTGGCCGGGTCGGCAAGCGGCTGCGCAGGATCATCCAGCGGCCTGCCAGTGTCGAGCTCACCCGCTACGAAGCGCTGTTGCCTGCCGTCGGTGAGCAGGAGCCCGACGTGAAACGGCTCAGCGATGCCGAGCTGACCGAGGCGGCCTCGCGGCTACGGCAGGAGCCCGAGTTCGGCGACGAGCAGTTGACGCGGTTGTGCGCGTTGGGCAGGGAGGCCGCTCGGCGAGCACTCGGCGAGCGTGCGTTCGACGTGCAGTTGCTCGGAACCATGGGACTGCTCACCGGGCACGTCGTGCAAATGGCCACCGGTGAGGGCAAGACACTGGCAGGGGCGCTCGCCGCGGCGGGGCACGCGCTGCAGGGCAGGCGGGTGCACGTGATCTCCGTCAACGACTACCTCGCGCGCCGCGACGCGGAGTGGATGCGGCCGGTCTACGACCTGCTCGGGGTCTCGGTCGGCTGGGTCGAGCCCGCACTGACCGCACAGGAGCGGCGCGAGGCCTACTCGGCGCAGGTCTGTTACGGCGCGGTCAGTGAGATCGGCTTCGACGTACTGCGGGATCGGCTGGTGACCCGCGTCGACGACCTGGTCCAGCAGCCGCCGGAGGTGGCGATAGTCGACGAGGCCGACTCGGTGCTCGTCGACGAGGCACGCGTGCCGCTGGTGATGGCCGGTTCCGTGGACGCGGGCATGGCCGACGAGGAGGTCGCCAAGATCGTGCGGCGGTTGCGCCTCGGGCTGCACTACGAGACCGACCCCGACGGCCGCAACGCGTGGCTCACCAGCGCGGGAGCCTCCGTGGTGGAGAAGGCACTCGGTGGGATCGACCTCTACGACGAAAGCGGCTCCGATCGGTTGGCCGCCGTGAACGTCGCGCTGCACGCGCATGCGCTGCTCACCCGCGACGTGGACTACCTGGTGCGCGACGGCAAGGTACAACTCATCAACGCATCGAGGGGTCGGGTGGCCCAGTTGCAGCGGTGGCCGGACGGGCTACAGGCCGCCGTGGAGGCCAAGGAACAACTCCCACCGTCGGACCGCGGCGAGATCCTCGACTCGATCACCGTGCAGGCGCTGCTGGCCCGTTACCCGCGGGTCGCTGGGATGACCGGCACCGCTGTCGCCGTCGCCGAGCAGCTCCGCGAGTTCTACGAGCTCGAGGTGGCGGTGATACCTCCGAACACGCCGACCATCCGCGACGACCGCCCGGACCGGATCTTCTCGACACCGAGCCGCAAGCTCAGGGCCATCGTGGCGGAGATCGAGTCGGTGCACGAGACCGGCAGGCCGATTCTGGTGGGAACGCAGGACGTGGCCGAGTCGGAGGAGCTGGCCGACAAGCTGGCCAAGGCCGGGCTCTCGTGCGTCGTGCTCAACGCCCGCAACGACGCGGAGGAGGCCGCGATCATCGCTGAGGCGGGCAAGTACGGCACGATCACCGTGTCCACCCAGATGGCTGGCCGAGGCACCGACATCCGACTCGGCGGCGCGGACGGCTCGGACCACGAGCGGGTCGCCGAGCGCGGCGGCCTGCACGTCATCGGAACCGCCCGCTACCCCAGCAGCAGGCTCGACGACCAGCTCAGGGGGCGCGCGGGCAGGCAGGGCGACCCTGGCAGCTCGGTGTTCTTCGCCAGCCTCAACGACGAACTGGTCCTCGCCCACGCTCCGGATGTTCCGGACGGCATCGAAGCCGACGAGGACACCGGCGAGATCACCGACCCCGCGGCGCAGCGGCAGCTCAACCACGCGCAGCGGGTCGCCGAGGGCGTGGATCTGGAGATCCACCGCAACACCTGGCGCTACACGCGGCTCATCGAGCATCAGCGGTCCCGGTTGCTGCAACACCGCGACGAGGTGTTGCGTACCGACCTGGCAAGACGGCTGCTCGCCGAGACGGAACCGGACCGCTGCGCGGAACTGGAGGAGGCGCTCGGCGAGCAGGCACTCGAGCGGGTGTGCCGCGAGCTCATGCTCTACCACCTTGACCAGCTGTGGGCCGACCACCTGGCGTTCCTCACCGACGTGCGGGAGACCATCCACCTGCGGGCGCTGGCGAAGGAAACCCCGCTGGACGAGTTCCACCGCGTCGCGATCCCACAGTTCCAGAAGCTGCGCGAAGAGGCCAGGCAACGGTCGGTGAAGACGCTGGCCGAGGCGAAGATCGGCGACGAGGGTGTCGATCTCGCCGCTGCCGGGGTACGCAGGCCCACCTCCACCTGGACCTACCTGGTGCAGGACAACCCGTTCGACAGCGACGCGGAACAGGCGCTGAAGAAGGTGCGCGGCATGCTGCGTAAGAAGCGCAACTGA
- a CDS encoding DUF4326 domain-containing protein, producing the protein MSRSGGLPLSERDRWTEAELELRDEVLAGRGVVVNVRKSGPHSHLVPWLVEHDLLTYVGHKGNRHSWPESDFANPFVKEAEHDREAMLRHYREHLEQRPDLLRRLRAGELTGRALGCWCAPKPCHADVLLEHSR; encoded by the coding sequence ATGTCGAGAAGCGGAGGGTTGCCTTTGAGCGAGCGTGACCGCTGGACCGAAGCCGAACTCGAGTTGCGCGACGAGGTGCTGGCCGGGCGCGGTGTCGTGGTCAACGTGCGCAAGTCAGGCCCGCACTCCCACCTCGTCCCGTGGCTTGTCGAGCACGACCTGCTGACCTACGTCGGGCACAAGGGCAACCGGCACTCCTGGCCGGAGTCGGACTTCGCCAACCCCTTCGTCAAGGAAGCCGAACACGACAGGGAGGCGATGCTGCGGCACTACCGGGAACACCTCGAGCAGCGCCCCGACCTGCTGCGTAGGCTGCGCGCCGGGGAACTCACCGGCAGGGCGCTCGGCTGCTGGTGCGCCCCGAAGCCCTGCCACGCCGACGTATTGCTGGAGCACAGCCGGTGA
- the pip gene encoding prolyl aminopeptidase yields MEELYPPISPHEHGMLDVGDGNLVYWEVSGNPNGKPAVVVHGGPGSGSTPLTRRLFDPATYRIVQFDQRGAGRSVPHVRDPGCDMSANTTWHLVADMERLRERLGIQRWLLLGGSWGATLALAYAQRHPLRVSEIVLRGVFTARQCELDWLYNGGAAHLFPDEWERYVAMVAPGERADMLAAYWQLVTGRDHAVRERAAVTWSAWEGALVSVQQRQRYLGSYSAPGFAVPFAKIALHYFTNRAWLAEGQLIDEAGTLSAIPGVLVQGRYDLVCPPVTAYELHKAWPGSRLVLLDGAGHAVTDPGILPALRQATDTFATR; encoded by the coding sequence ATGGAGGAGTTGTACCCGCCGATCTCACCGCACGAGCACGGCATGCTCGACGTCGGCGACGGCAACCTCGTGTACTGGGAAGTCAGCGGGAACCCGAACGGCAAACCGGCCGTGGTCGTGCACGGCGGACCGGGCAGCGGCAGCACGCCACTGACCCGCAGGCTGTTCGACCCCGCCACGTACCGGATCGTGCAGTTCGACCAGCGTGGCGCCGGGCGCAGCGTCCCCCACGTCCGTGATCCCGGCTGCGACATGTCCGCCAACACCACCTGGCATCTGGTCGCCGACATGGAACGGCTCCGCGAACGGCTGGGAATCCAGCGGTGGCTGCTGCTCGGCGGCTCATGGGGAGCCACCCTCGCGCTCGCCTACGCGCAGCGGCATCCCCTCCGGGTCAGTGAGATCGTGCTGCGTGGAGTGTTCACGGCGCGGCAGTGCGAACTCGACTGGCTCTACAACGGCGGCGCCGCCCACTTGTTTCCGGACGAGTGGGAACGCTACGTCGCTATGGTCGCGCCCGGCGAGCGCGCGGACATGCTCGCCGCCTACTGGCAGCTCGTCACCGGCCGGGACCATGCCGTGCGGGAGCGGGCCGCGGTGACCTGGAGCGCGTGGGAGGGGGCGCTGGTGTCCGTCCAGCAGCGGCAGCGCTACCTCGGCAGCTACAGTGCGCCGGGCTTCGCCGTACCGTTCGCCAAGATCGCGCTGCACTACTTCACCAACCGTGCCTGGCTGGCCGAAGGGCAGCTGATCGACGAGGCGGGCACGCTGTCCGCCATCCCGGGTGTGCTGGTGCAGGGCCGGTACGACCTGGTCTGTCCCCCCGTCACCGCCTACGAACTGCACAAGGCGTGGCCCGGTTCGCGGCTCGTGCTGCTGGACGGCGCCGGGCACGCCGTGACCGACCCGGGGATCCTTCCTGCGCTGCGGCAGGCCACCGACACCTTCGCGACCCGTTGA
- a CDS encoding NAD+ synthase: MPQLRLALAQVNATVGDLAGNTELTIEWTRKAAEAGADVVVFPEMSLTGYPVEDLSLRETFARASRDRVHELATLLDEAGCGDLLVYVGYLDRDEVGPRDAAAALHRGRVVATQYKHHLPNYGVFDEHRYFRPGQTLDVLRLHGIDIGMVICEDIWQEGGPIAALGKAGVDLVVAPNASPYERSKDDVRLPLVARRAGEAGAPIVYTNLVGGQDDLVFDGDSIVVAAGGELLARASQFVEQLLVTDVDLRCGGHTAEGNVEGLLVRRRVLSSEPPPEPVPGNRPLAGHAVSEPLSDEAEMWSALVVGLRDYVHKNGFHSVIFGFSGGIDSALTAALAVDALGADAVYGVSMPSKYSSEHSKADAEQLAQRLGCHFRVEPVEDMVRVYVDQLGLAGTGLAEENIQARVRGMLLMALSNLEGHLVLATGNKTELAVGYSTIYGDAVGGFAPIKDLFKTQVWRLARWRNEEADKRGETAPIPENSIVKPPSAELRPDQLDTDSLPDYELLDDILDDYIEGDRGYGDLVAAGFDPQVIDRVVRMVDRAEYKRRQYPPGTKITFKAFGRDRRLPITNAWRETH; encoded by the coding sequence ATGCCGCAACTGCGTCTCGCACTCGCCCAGGTCAACGCGACCGTCGGTGACCTGGCGGGCAATACCGAACTGACGATCGAGTGGACCCGCAAGGCCGCCGAAGCGGGCGCCGACGTGGTGGTGTTCCCAGAGATGTCGCTGACCGGCTACCCGGTGGAGGATCTCTCGCTGCGGGAGACATTCGCTCGCGCCTCGCGCGACCGCGTGCACGAACTCGCCACGCTGCTCGACGAAGCGGGATGCGGTGACCTGCTCGTTTACGTCGGCTACCTGGACCGGGACGAGGTGGGCCCGAGGGACGCCGCGGCAGCGCTGCACCGCGGGCGGGTGGTGGCGACGCAGTACAAGCATCACCTGCCCAACTACGGCGTGTTCGACGAACACCGCTACTTCAGGCCCGGACAGACCCTCGACGTGCTCCGGCTGCACGGCATCGACATCGGCATGGTGATCTGCGAGGACATCTGGCAGGAGGGCGGTCCGATAGCGGCACTCGGCAAGGCGGGCGTCGATCTGGTCGTCGCGCCCAACGCCTCGCCGTACGAGCGCTCCAAGGACGATGTTCGGCTGCCGCTGGTGGCGCGACGAGCGGGCGAGGCAGGCGCCCCTATCGTCTACACCAACCTCGTGGGCGGCCAGGACGATCTGGTCTTCGACGGAGACTCGATCGTCGTCGCGGCCGGCGGCGAACTGCTGGCACGCGCATCGCAGTTCGTCGAGCAGTTGCTGGTGACCGACGTCGACCTCCGCTGCGGCGGGCACACGGCGGAAGGCAACGTCGAAGGCCTGCTGGTGCGAAGGCGGGTGCTCTCCAGCGAACCACCGCCCGAACCGGTGCCCGGCAACCGGCCGCTCGCAGGCCACGCCGTCAGTGAACCGCTGTCCGACGAGGCGGAGATGTGGTCGGCCCTCGTCGTCGGTCTGCGCGACTACGTGCACAAGAACGGGTTCCACTCGGTGATCTTCGGCTTCTCCGGCGGCATCGACTCAGCGCTCACCGCCGCGCTCGCCGTCGACGCGCTCGGCGCGGACGCGGTGTACGGGGTGTCGATGCCCTCGAAGTACTCCTCCGAGCACTCCAAGGCCGACGCCGAACAGCTGGCGCAGCGGCTCGGCTGCCACTTCCGCGTCGAGCCCGTGGAGGACATGGTCCGGGTTTACGTCGACCAACTGGGTTTGGCCGGAACCGGACTGGCCGAGGAGAACATCCAGGCGCGCGTGCGTGGGATGCTGCTCATGGCACTGTCCAACTTGGAGGGACACCTGGTGCTCGCGACGGGCAACAAGACGGAACTCGCCGTGGGCTACTCGACCATCTACGGCGACGCGGTCGGTGGTTTCGCTCCTATCAAGGACCTGTTCAAGACCCAGGTGTGGAGGCTGGCACGCTGGCGCAACGAGGAGGCCGACAAGCGCGGGGAGACCGCGCCCATACCGGAGAACTCGATCGTCAAACCGCCGTCCGCGGAACTGCGGCCCGACCAACTCGACACCGACTCGCTACCCGACTACGAGTTGCTCGACGACATACTCGACGACTACATCGAGGGTGACCGCGGCTACGGGGATCTGGTCGCGGCCGGTTTCGATCCGCAAGTGATCGACCGGGTGGTGCGCATGGTGGACAGGGCCGAGTACAAGCGCAGGCAGTACCCGCCGGGCACGAAGATCACCTTCAAGGCGTTCGGCCGGGACCGCAGACTGCCGATCACCAACGCCTGGCGCGAGACCCACTAG
- a CDS encoding DinB family protein, whose amino-acid sequence MPGLVDPVADEREGLLGYLAQQRYVLCLAAYGLTDEQARATPTVSHLSVGGIIKHVAATERGWMNTVLGSGHGDDPAGFALLEGETLADVIGEYERVATDTEDIVAAIDDLGRPVPVPRDVPWFPDDIEAWSVRWVLLHLIEETARHAGHADIVREALDGATAFPLMAAAEGWPATPWLRPWQPPGYRSNSVGSSR is encoded by the coding sequence ATGCCTGGATTGGTCGATCCGGTCGCCGACGAGCGGGAAGGCCTGCTCGGCTACCTGGCGCAGCAACGCTACGTGCTCTGCCTCGCCGCCTACGGCCTCACCGACGAGCAGGCGAGGGCAACGCCGACCGTCAGTCACCTCAGTGTCGGAGGAATCATCAAGCACGTAGCGGCCACCGAGCGGGGATGGATGAACACCGTGCTCGGGTCCGGGCACGGTGACGACCCGGCCGGCTTCGCACTCCTGGAAGGCGAGACTCTTGCCGACGTGATCGGCGAGTACGAGCGTGTCGCTACCGACACGGAGGACATCGTCGCCGCCATCGACGATCTCGGCCGCCCGGTGCCGGTGCCAAGGGACGTACCGTGGTTTCCCGACGACATCGAGGCGTGGTCGGTGCGGTGGGTGCTGCTGCACCTCATCGAGGAGACCGCGCGGCACGCGGGTCATGCCGACATCGTCAGGGAGGCGCTCGACGGTGCCACCGCGTTCCCGCTGATGGCAGCGGCCGAGGGCTGGCCCGCGACGCCGTGGCTGCGACCGTGGCAACCGCCGGGCTACAGGTCGAACAGTGTCGGTTCCTCCAGGTGA